A single region of the Elizabethkingia sp. JS20170427COW genome encodes:
- a CDS encoding PepSY domain-containing protein, which produces MEVKTAKRWFNWHKWTSLICTVFLLLLCLTGLPLIFHEEIEHLTSSVEATVPENAQKLPLDELKSIAEKANPGKFVRYIFWDDEHSNQLLLDVVKRPDVPFTESKYLVLNEYTGEILDELKDEGFMSVMLHLHVDLFAGIPGKLFLGLMGILFLISIVTGIVLYGRIMKKFDFGMIRKNKSSRLKWLDTHNFLGIAVTLWMLVVGFTGVINTLSDVITYLWQQDQLAEMTAPYKNEKPISGPLSSLDQAKALVEKEIPDMRVSVIAFPGTDFSSKHHYAIFLKGTTPLTSRLLKPALVDASNGTLTATEDMPWYVTSFFISEPLHFGDYGGLTLKIIWAVFDVITIIILITGLYLWIARRKAEKEQWTRIQNMKL; this is translated from the coding sequence ATGGAGGTGAAAACGGCTAAACGTTGGTTTAATTGGCATAAGTGGACAAGTCTTATTTGTACAGTGTTTTTGCTTTTGCTTTGCCTTACCGGTTTACCTCTTATTTTTCATGAAGAAATAGAACATCTTACCAGTTCTGTAGAAGCAACAGTTCCGGAAAATGCTCAGAAACTTCCTTTAGACGAATTAAAATCTATCGCAGAAAAAGCAAATCCAGGAAAATTTGTACGTTATATTTTTTGGGACGATGAGCATTCTAATCAATTATTATTGGATGTGGTAAAGCGTCCTGATGTGCCTTTTACCGAAAGTAAGTATTTGGTACTTAACGAATATACCGGTGAAATATTGGATGAGCTTAAAGATGAGGGCTTTATGAGTGTAATGCTTCATCTTCATGTGGATTTATTTGCTGGGATTCCGGGTAAACTCTTTTTGGGGCTGATGGGGATTCTCTTTTTAATTTCCATTGTTACAGGGATTGTCTTGTATGGGCGAATCATGAAAAAGTTCGATTTCGGGATGATTCGTAAAAATAAATCAAGTCGTTTAAAATGGCTGGATACCCATAATTTCTTAGGGATAGCCGTTACTTTATGGATGTTGGTGGTAGGGTTTACAGGGGTTATCAACACCTTATCTGATGTCATTACTTATCTATGGCAACAAGATCAGTTGGCAGAGATGACTGCTCCTTATAAAAATGAAAAACCTATTTCAGGACCGCTAAGTTCTTTGGATCAGGCAAAAGCTTTGGTAGAGAAAGAAATACCGGATATGCGAGTTTCTGTTATTGCTTTCCCAGGGACGGATTTTAGCAGTAAGCATCATTATGCTATTTTTCTGAAAGGGACTACTCCTTTAACTTCTAGACTACTGAAACCAGCATTGGTGGATGCTTCCAACGGAACTTTAACAGCAACAGAAGATATGCCTTGGTATGTGACTTCTTTCTTTATTTCCGAACCTTTACATTTTGGTGATTACGGCGGATTGACTTTAAAAATCATCTGGGCTGTTTTTGATGTTATCACCATTATTATTTTGATTACTGGGTTGTATCTATGGATTGCCAGAAGAAAAGCTGAAAAGGAACAATGGACAAGAATCCAAAATATGAAATTATGA
- a CDS encoding TonB-dependent siderophore receptor, which yields MKKAIVSVTLLAGVLGFAQEKDSLKSSKIEQVIINSVLKKDSEYTNKMPLKAIENPQSYSTVDKIFFDNQMIYSVDDAYRNVTGTQKMWGATNRAGDGGAYITLRGFTSNNSLRNGLVAPVTTSIDAVNVEKLEVLKGPSATMYGSNVTSYGGVINRVTKKPYDTFGGNISLIGGSYNYYRAQADLNAPLTNDKKLMFRVNTAYTNSGTFQKTDAKNTFFAFTPSLLYKINDKLDVSLEYEMYDTKTTPEQSFFYLSKATTGVDNMKDLEKLGLDYKQSYYGDGMYTTARVRNLFGQVNYKINEHIKSSTNVSSAYTYSNGFNPYFTATLNPADNQLYVGRADQSTKDSKKTYFQVQQNFNFDYKFGNGMRNRTVVGLDYMKIKNNLHYLYLAQGFYDQVPAMGYDYSGTFNASDLENLYSNPANVATYDQTDSQNTYSAYISNVFTPVTGLNILASLRYENNDFQGGKLWINDVKPYKQSALSPKFGVVYEIIKDRFSVFGNYQNSFKSNGYYFINANADTALSDPERANQFEGGFKGSLFKGRVNATLSYYNINVKNTLYTLGYIPGTFNAYQNQSGKMRSRGVELEVNAYLLKGLSMVGGVSYNDSKFLISDPTTEGRRPGTAGSPWLASLYASYQILDGSLKGLGFGIGGNYASDHKVINQWDTATQTDNVFTLPHYLVLNASAFYDTKKFRIGIKVDNFTNQHYWVGFTTANPQSLINALGSITYKF from the coding sequence ATGAAAAAAGCTATTGTCAGTGTAACACTCTTAGCAGGTGTTTTGGGTTTTGCACAAGAAAAGGATTCTCTAAAATCATCTAAGATAGAACAAGTTATTATCAATTCAGTTCTAAAAAAAGACTCTGAGTATACCAATAAAATGCCTTTAAAGGCCATAGAAAACCCACAATCCTATTCAACTGTTGATAAGATTTTCTTTGATAACCAGATGATTTATTCGGTAGATGATGCGTACCGAAATGTAACCGGAACTCAGAAAATGTGGGGGGCAACCAACCGTGCAGGAGATGGAGGAGCTTATATTACTCTAAGAGGATTTACCTCTAATAATTCTTTGAGAAATGGTTTGGTAGCACCGGTAACCACTTCCATAGATGCGGTAAATGTTGAAAAACTGGAAGTATTGAAAGGCCCTTCTGCTACCATGTACGGAAGTAATGTAACTTCTTATGGTGGGGTGATAAATAGAGTTACTAAAAAACCTTATGATACCTTTGGTGGAAATATTTCTCTAATTGGAGGTAGCTACAATTATTATCGTGCACAAGCTGATCTTAATGCGCCGCTGACCAATGATAAAAAGTTGATGTTCCGCGTTAATACCGCATATACCAACTCTGGAACTTTCCAAAAAACCGATGCTAAAAACACCTTCTTTGCTTTTACACCTTCTTTGCTATATAAGATTAATGATAAATTGGATGTAAGCTTAGAGTATGAAATGTACGATACCAAAACTACTCCAGAGCAGTCTTTCTTTTATCTTTCCAAGGCTACTACAGGAGTGGATAATATGAAGGATTTGGAGAAATTAGGTCTAGATTATAAACAATCCTATTATGGGGACGGTATGTACACCACGGCAAGAGTAAGAAATCTTTTTGGCCAAGTGAATTACAAGATTAACGAGCATATTAAATCTTCAACTAACGTAAGTTCTGCTTATACGTATTCTAATGGATTTAATCCTTACTTTACAGCCACACTTAATCCAGCAGATAATCAACTCTATGTAGGAAGAGCGGATCAATCTACTAAAGACAGTAAGAAAACCTACTTCCAGGTACAGCAGAATTTTAATTTCGATTATAAATTCGGAAACGGAATGAGAAACAGAACTGTTGTTGGCCTTGATTATATGAAGATTAAAAACAACCTTCATTATCTTTATTTAGCACAAGGTTTCTATGATCAGGTTCCAGCAATGGGTTATGATTATTCTGGAACATTTAATGCTAGTGATTTGGAAAATTTATACAGCAATCCAGCTAATGTTGCAACCTATGATCAAACCGATTCTCAAAACACCTATAGTGCCTATATTTCAAACGTATTTACACCAGTAACAGGGTTGAATATTTTAGCATCCTTACGTTATGAAAATAATGATTTCCAAGGTGGAAAACTTTGGATAAATGATGTAAAACCATATAAACAATCTGCATTATCACCTAAATTTGGGGTAGTCTATGAAATTATTAAAGACCGATTCTCTGTTTTTGGTAATTATCAAAACAGCTTCAAGAGCAACGGGTATTATTTTATAAATGCAAATGCCGATACCGCTTTATCTGATCCTGAAAGAGCCAATCAGTTTGAGGGAGGTTTCAAAGGTAGTTTATTTAAAGGTAGGGTAAATGCTACTTTAAGCTACTATAACATCAATGTGAAAAATACTCTTTACACCTTGGGATACATCCCTGGTACCTTCAATGCTTACCAAAATCAATCGGGTAAAATGAGAAGTAGAGGGGTTGAATTAGAAGTTAATGCGTACCTATTGAAAGGCTTATCCATGGTGGGAGGAGTAAGTTACAACGATTCCAAATTTTTAATTTCGGATCCAACAACTGAAGGTAGAAGACCAGGTACTGCAGGTTCGCCTTGGTTGGCAAGCTTGTATGCAAGTTACCAGATTTTGGACGGAAGCTTGAAAGGTTTAGGCTTTGGTATTGGAGGTAATTACGCAAGTGACCATAAAGTAATAAATCAATGGGATACAGCAACACAAACCGATAATGTATTTACCTTACCTCATTATCTAGTGCTGAATGCCAGTGCATTTTACGATACGAAGAAATTCAGAATCGGTATAAAAGTAGATAACTTTACCAATCAGCATTATTGGGTAGGATTTACCACTGCAAATCCACAATCTCTTATCAATGCTTTGGGAAGTATTACCTATAAATTTTAA
- a CDS encoding PepSY domain-containing protein, with the protein MKKKHHHKKSPGFIKKWASKLHLWLGLSVGLIIFIVSITGALFVFKDEIENFQRKDFIFHHEKNIEQKKLLSLHVLEQKVNEQVKSKYPVHWVNIPMDKSRSYRFYWYEHNINAWNYFDEYPIYQVAYVNPYNGQVLKVYDEKNGFFQIVKSIHWSFLLKESWGKYVVGIPVVIFIVMLISGIILWWPKNKAARKQRFSFQWKNVKNWKRKNYDVHNIFGFYSSILALVFAITGLFYSFFVVQAAIYFVFSGGKTALPDYSQYTTTAPVEQRTVYTLDKVAERTREVFPNAFAFNIHLGHPHLDDHEHPNFEVYVQQLSYSYHQFSSIIFDENSGELLKTIYYKDKNFGEKAVGANYDIHVGSILGLPTKIIAFIISLMIASLPVTGFMIWWGRRKKKK; encoded by the coding sequence ATGAAGAAAAAGCATCATCATAAAAAAAGTCCAGGATTTATAAAAAAATGGGCATCTAAATTACACTTGTGGTTAGGACTGAGTGTAGGGCTCATTATTTTTATCGTTTCGATAACCGGGGCATTGTTCGTTTTTAAAGATGAAATAGAAAACTTCCAACGTAAAGACTTTATTTTTCATCATGAAAAAAATATCGAACAGAAAAAATTGCTCTCATTACATGTTTTAGAACAGAAAGTAAACGAGCAAGTAAAATCTAAATATCCTGTACACTGGGTGAATATTCCAATGGATAAAAGCCGGTCGTACCGTTTTTATTGGTATGAACACAATATCAATGCATGGAATTATTTTGATGAATATCCTATTTACCAAGTAGCTTATGTAAATCCATATAACGGTCAGGTTTTGAAGGTGTATGATGAGAAAAATGGCTTTTTCCAAATCGTAAAGTCTATCCACTGGAGCTTTCTACTCAAAGAATCCTGGGGAAAATATGTAGTGGGGATTCCGGTTGTTATTTTTATAGTTATGCTGATTTCGGGGATTATCCTTTGGTGGCCTAAAAATAAAGCAGCTCGAAAACAACGTTTCTCTTTCCAATGGAAAAATGTAAAAAACTGGAAGCGTAAAAACTACGATGTTCATAATATCTTTGGGTTTTATAGCTCTATCCTGGCACTAGTGTTCGCAATTACAGGATTGTTTTATTCCTTTTTTGTCGTTCAGGCTGCTATTTATTTTGTGTTTTCTGGAGGAAAAACGGCATTGCCAGATTATTCCCAATACACCACTACAGCACCAGTAGAGCAAAGAACGGTTTATACTTTGGATAAGGTAGCCGAAAGAACCAGAGAAGTTTTCCCTAATGCTTTTGCTTTTAATATTCATTTGGGACATCCGCATTTAGATGATCATGAGCATCCTAATTTTGAAGTTTACGTTCAGCAATTATCCTATTCGTATCATCAGTTCAGCAGTATTATTTTTGATGAAAATTCAGGCGAGCTTCTGAAAACCATTTACTATAAAGACAAAAACTTTGGTGAAAAGGCAGTGGGAGCCAATTATGACATTCACGTAGGGTCTATTTTGGGATTGCCAACTAAAATAATTGCATTTATCATCAGCTTGATGATTGCATCTTTACCGGTAACCGGATTTATGATCTGGTGGGGAAGAAGGAAAAAGAAAAAATAA
- a CDS encoding DUF2147 domain-containing protein, giving the protein MKKSALSFIATLIGVFTFAQIEGHWKTVDDETGKPKSIVEIFKKSDGKYYGKVSKLLIKPEDPNCSGCKDDRKNKPILGMEVIRGLSKKGDEFTGGSITDPKTGKVYKCTIKNDGGDKLSVRGFVGFSLLGRTQTWYKVD; this is encoded by the coding sequence ATGAAAAAATCAGCTCTTAGTTTTATTGCAACACTAATAGGGGTTTTTACCTTTGCTCAAATTGAAGGTCATTGGAAGACTGTAGATGACGAAACAGGAAAACCCAAATCTATAGTAGAAATCTTTAAAAAATCTGATGGTAAATATTATGGTAAAGTTTCCAAATTACTAATAAAACCTGAAGACCCTAACTGTAGTGGATGTAAAGATGATAGAAAAAACAAACCCATCTTAGGCATGGAGGTTATCCGTGGATTATCTAAGAAAGGAGATGAGTTTACAGGAGGTTCTATTACCGACCCTAAAACAGGAAAAGTATATAAGTGTACTATTAAAAATGATGGAGGAGACAAATTAAGTGTTAGAGGATTTGTAGGTTTCTCTCTCCTAGGCAGAACCCAAACATGGTATAAAGTAGATTAA
- a CDS encoding ABC transporter permease: protein MFDIDRWQEIWSSMRSNSLRTILSGFTVTLGLFIFVVLFGIGNGLQKSFSSGFMGDAANLISIFTTPTSEAFAGMQANRTITLKNDDYTSVTKDHQPEIEFQAPSYTSNMLVKYKNESGNYQISGSTKDEEKIEDRSIMEGRYLNDRDIENHQNVAVIGRLVQKDLIKDGNPIGKTLTINGSNFTVIGVFTDTGGDWDERVISIPISTLQKMKKSSDTLNTINLTYAKNLTTEQAVKLGENLEKDLKQKHRISPEDKGGIIVRNAADNMKDTLQFMLVLTIIVGVIGIGTLTAGVLGISNIMVFIVKERTKEIGIRKAIGAKPSSIVGLILQESIVVTVLAGIIGILLGVFSLYLIGNRLEEYFITDPSVTPGIIITAFFCLVIAGAIAGFVPAYKASKIKPIEALRAD, encoded by the coding sequence ATGTTTGATATAGACCGTTGGCAAGAAATATGGAGCTCTATGCGGAGCAACTCACTAAGGACAATACTTTCAGGATTTACAGTAACCTTAGGCTTATTTATCTTCGTCGTTCTTTTTGGTATTGGAAATGGTTTACAAAAGTCTTTTTCATCTGGGTTTATGGGAGATGCTGCCAACCTTATTTCCATTTTTACTACCCCAACTTCTGAAGCTTTTGCAGGAATGCAAGCCAATAGAACCATTACTCTTAAAAATGACGACTACACCTCTGTTACAAAAGATCATCAACCTGAAATAGAATTTCAAGCTCCTTCCTATACCTCCAACATGTTGGTAAAATATAAAAATGAGAGTGGTAATTATCAAATCTCAGGTTCAACAAAAGATGAAGAAAAAATAGAAGACCGATCTATCATGGAAGGCAGATACCTCAATGACAGAGATATTGAAAACCATCAAAATGTAGCCGTAATTGGAAGATTGGTGCAAAAAGACCTCATAAAAGACGGAAACCCTATTGGCAAAACCCTTACCATTAACGGAAGTAATTTTACGGTTATTGGCGTTTTTACTGATACCGGAGGCGATTGGGATGAAAGAGTTATTAGCATCCCTATTTCCACACTTCAGAAAATGAAAAAAAGTTCGGATACCTTAAATACCATCAACCTTACTTACGCTAAAAATTTAACTACCGAACAAGCGGTAAAATTAGGTGAAAATTTAGAAAAAGACTTAAAACAAAAACACCGTATTAGCCCAGAAGACAAAGGCGGAATTATCGTAAGAAATGCAGCCGACAATATGAAAGATACCTTACAATTTATGCTAGTGCTCACTATCATTGTAGGGGTAATCGGTATTGGCACATTAACCGCAGGTGTATTAGGCATTAGCAATATCATGGTATTCATTGTAAAAGAACGAACTAAGGAAATCGGAATCCGAAAAGCCATTGGCGCCAAACCTAGTAGCATCGTTGGGCTTATTTTACAAGAAAGCATTGTAGTTACTGTCCTCGCAGGAATTATAGGGATCCTTTTAGGTGTTTTTTCTCTTTATCTCATCGGGAATCGTTTAGAAGAGTACTTTATTACCGATCCTTCTGTAACCCCTGGGATTATTATTACTGCTTTTTTCTGTTTGGTAATTGCGGGTGCTATTGCTGGTTTTGTTCCTGCCTACAAAGCTTCCAAAATAAAACCTATAGAAGCTTTAAGAGCTGATTAA
- a CDS encoding ABC transporter permease has translation MKILFQRDTWQEIYYSLKNNKLRTFLTMIGVGWGMFLYVVLLGASKGVENGFNKAFAGFATNSIFMWAQNTSIPYSGFPKGRVMNLHTSDIPYLQNKIPEVQYISPRNSKGGRFGSAISIVRLDKKGNYTIYGDYPIGDLISKKKLTYGRYINDADITGNKNVVVIGNEVYEALFDSKKHENPIGQNISIKGIYFTVIGVFKVASNGPRMESDNSVFIPFTTFNKMFNNGDVSDMFAIVGKDNVELSTIETQVKNALKEKYQVSPEDDNAYGSFNLGKEFKKLTGFLSGMQLLTIVVGTLTIVAGVIAISNILLITVKERTQEIGIRRALGAKPSEVRNQILLESVVITLSSGLIGFILGILLLMLLNAATQNNENFPFYNPSVNYGNVFLALLVMLFLGLVIGLIPAQRAVKIRPIEALRTE, from the coding sequence ATGAAAATTTTATTTCAAAGAGATACCTGGCAGGAAATTTATTATTCCTTAAAAAATAATAAATTACGGACTTTCCTCACCATGATTGGAGTAGGCTGGGGAATGTTTTTATATGTGGTTCTTTTAGGAGCTTCCAAAGGCGTAGAAAATGGCTTTAATAAAGCCTTTGCTGGATTTGCCACCAACTCTATTTTTATGTGGGCACAAAACACCTCTATCCCTTACAGTGGATTCCCAAAAGGCAGGGTAATGAATTTGCACACCAGCGATATTCCTTATCTCCAAAACAAGATACCAGAAGTACAATACATCTCTCCTAGAAATAGCAAAGGAGGAAGATTTGGCTCTGCTATTTCCATTGTAAGGTTAGATAAAAAAGGGAATTATACCATTTATGGCGATTATCCTATTGGTGACCTTATCAGCAAAAAGAAACTCACCTATGGGAGATATATCAACGATGCAGATATCACGGGAAATAAAAATGTGGTTGTCATTGGTAACGAGGTTTATGAAGCTCTTTTTGATTCTAAAAAGCATGAAAACCCTATCGGTCAAAATATCTCGATAAAAGGAATTTATTTCACCGTTATTGGCGTTTTTAAAGTAGCAAGCAATGGACCTAGGATGGAGAGTGATAATTCTGTTTTTATCCCTTTTACGACCTTCAACAAAATGTTTAACAATGGTGATGTTTCCGATATGTTTGCTATTGTAGGAAAAGATAATGTGGAATTATCTACTATAGAAACTCAGGTAAAAAATGCTCTTAAAGAAAAATACCAAGTATCTCCGGAAGATGACAATGCTTATGGAAGTTTTAATCTTGGCAAAGAGTTTAAAAAACTTACAGGCTTCCTTAGCGGGATGCAGCTGCTCACCATTGTTGTAGGGACGCTTACCATTGTGGCTGGAGTTATTGCGATATCCAATATCTTATTGATTACGGTAAAGGAAAGGACTCAAGAAATCGGCATCAGAAGAGCTTTAGGCGCCAAACCTTCAGAAGTAAGAAACCAAATCTTATTAGAAAGTGTTGTCATCACCTTAAGTTCTGGATTAATTGGATTTATATTGGGAATCCTCCTGCTTATGCTTCTTAATGCAGCAACCCAGAACAACGAGAACTTCCCTTTCTACAATCCTAGCGTTAACTATGGAAATGTATTTCTTGCTTTATTGGTAATGTTATTCTTAGGATTGGTAATTGGGCTTATCCCCGCACAAAGAGCCGTAAAAATAAGACCTATTGAAGCGTTAAGAACCGAATAA
- a CDS encoding AAA family ATPase: MLPLRLTIEGLYSYQERQTIDFTELTEAGLFGVFGQVGSGKSSILEAITYALYGESERLNARDKRAYNMMNLKSNRSYLEFDFENHQGKKFRATREFKRNSKNFNDVKPTQSVFYEWENEEWKPLDHTQAEKILDLTYQNFKRTIIIPQGQFKEFLELGAKDRTEMMKEIFQLHRFDLQNKVAHLSKSNQSLLDILKGKLLGFEEVSEEKISQLEDEGKGLEELMTEHQQHFIQQQNIYNHLKNTKGDFDSLSQKKEKYAKLNQEEEKYKLKEKKLEQYEQYYQLFSEKIKLVKDLKIDITSKKEECDKHRDTYDDLSKKVRDSKQQLEEWKAQFDALKDRQEEEQDLHHIIKTLEAKKEIEKLEKRIENGNSIINTTREKCDNIKTEIEGKEKELHKISGEKLDATLLISVEKWFSDRKNLQNNQKQIQFNILEIEKEISQYQEKLKTSGIASENFEEAYANAEKTIRKQQDEQRVEKGKLEVQQQIARYADALHDGENCPLCGSKEHPHIIEIDDVSEGISQLEVSLKKLDSELKDWNTRRDLFREIQQAIALKNGRKTKEEEAMALGEKQLDQHQLLFIWKEFKADQEEEFYLRKEQTLVLEKKINLLSEELVKLRKNYEDTFSFLSKYEKGINDLNLSKAKKEGEAQQGKEHLKRIIWEDYQNSEVDEVRQKAMKLQEFIQSVESQYQKIKEENDVLSQHFSKQKGLLEASEQHLKDLEAKLQKLQGELQGLLEQQNISLESVENILSENMNVSKERNEIQEFNIEYKTLKNSIQELEDKLKGVEYSEEKYLAAQQKYKEQEELLANSRKELLRKQDEINRLKKSYEEKKEVLKEQETLEKRGENLKILNNLFKAQGFVQYVSTIYLRQLCDHANQRFHRMTRNQLSLQINENNDFEIIDYLNEGKSRSVKTLSGGQAFQVSLSLALALAESVQAHARSEKNFFFIDEGFGTQDIDSVNLVFETLLNLQKENRIVGIISHVEELKEKIPMSLSIVKDEVRGSIIH; encoded by the coding sequence ATGCTGCCTTTACGACTTACTATAGAGGGATTGTATTCCTATCAAGAAAGACAAACAATAGATTTTACCGAACTTACTGAAGCAGGTTTGTTTGGTGTTTTTGGGCAGGTAGGCTCAGGAAAGTCTTCTATACTAGAAGCAATTACTTATGCTTTGTATGGAGAATCAGAAAGGTTGAATGCTCGGGATAAAAGGGCTTATAATATGATGAATCTTAAATCAAACCGTTCTTATTTGGAGTTTGATTTTGAAAATCATCAAGGGAAAAAATTTAGAGCAACCCGAGAGTTTAAGAGAAATTCCAAAAATTTTAACGATGTAAAGCCCACCCAGTCTGTTTTTTATGAATGGGAAAACGAAGAATGGAAGCCTTTGGATCATACTCAGGCAGAAAAAATACTAGACCTTACTTATCAAAATTTCAAAAGAACTATCATTATTCCTCAAGGGCAGTTTAAGGAGTTTCTAGAGTTGGGAGCTAAGGATAGAACTGAGATGATGAAAGAGATATTCCAGCTTCATCGTTTTGATTTACAAAATAAAGTTGCCCATCTCAGTAAGAGTAATCAATCTTTATTGGATATCTTAAAAGGTAAACTTTTAGGATTTGAGGAAGTTTCCGAGGAGAAGATAAGTCAATTAGAGGACGAGGGGAAAGGCTTGGAGGAATTGATGACAGAGCATCAACAACACTTTATCCAACAACAAAATATTTATAATCACCTAAAAAACACCAAAGGTGATTTTGATAGTTTGAGCCAGAAAAAGGAAAAATATGCTAAGCTGAATCAAGAAGAGGAGAAATATAAACTTAAAGAAAAAAAACTTGAGCAATATGAGCAATACTATCAACTGTTTTCAGAGAAAATTAAGCTCGTTAAAGATTTAAAAATAGATATAACATCTAAAAAGGAGGAATGCGATAAGCATCGTGATACTTATGACGATTTATCTAAAAAAGTAAGGGATAGTAAACAGCAATTAGAAGAGTGGAAAGCCCAATTTGATGCTTTGAAGGATAGGCAGGAAGAAGAACAAGACCTTCATCATATTATTAAAACCTTAGAGGCAAAAAAGGAAATAGAAAAACTAGAGAAGCGCATAGAAAATGGAAATAGTATTATTAATACTACTCGTGAGAAATGCGATAATATAAAGACTGAGATTGAGGGTAAGGAGAAAGAGCTTCATAAAATCTCAGGTGAGAAGCTGGATGCTACATTGTTAATATCGGTGGAAAAGTGGTTCTCGGATAGGAAGAATTTACAAAATAATCAAAAGCAGATACAATTCAACATTTTGGAGATTGAGAAAGAAATTTCTCAGTATCAAGAAAAATTAAAAACTTCAGGTATAGCCTCTGAAAACTTTGAAGAAGCATATGCCAACGCCGAGAAAACTATTAGAAAGCAACAAGATGAGCAAAGAGTCGAGAAAGGTAAATTAGAAGTACAACAGCAAATAGCCCGATATGCTGATGCTTTGCATGATGGTGAAAACTGCCCTTTGTGTGGCTCTAAGGAACATCCTCATATTATAGAAATAGATGATGTTTCGGAGGGCATTTCCCAATTGGAGGTGAGTTTGAAAAAATTGGATTCAGAACTGAAGGATTGGAATACAAGAAGAGATTTGTTTAGAGAAATACAACAAGCAATTGCTCTAAAAAATGGAAGAAAAACTAAGGAAGAAGAGGCTATGGCTCTTGGTGAAAAACAATTAGATCAACATCAGTTACTTTTCATATGGAAGGAATTTAAAGCCGACCAAGAAGAGGAATTTTACCTTAGAAAAGAACAAACTTTAGTATTAGAGAAAAAAATAAACCTCTTAAGTGAAGAGCTTGTAAAACTTAGGAAAAATTATGAAGACACATTTTCTTTTTTGTCCAAATATGAGAAAGGAATTAATGATCTGAATCTTTCAAAAGCGAAAAAAGAAGGAGAAGCTCAACAAGGAAAAGAACACCTCAAAAGGATAATTTGGGAAGATTATCAAAATTCAGAGGTTGATGAAGTGAGACAAAAGGCAATGAAACTTCAAGAGTTTATTCAGAGTGTTGAAAGTCAATATCAAAAAATTAAGGAAGAAAACGACGTTTTATCTCAGCATTTCTCAAAACAAAAAGGCTTGTTAGAAGCAAGTGAACAACATCTGAAAGACTTGGAAGCAAAACTGCAAAAGTTGCAAGGTGAGTTACAAGGCTTATTAGAACAGCAAAATATAAGCTTGGAGAGTGTAGAAAATATTTTATCTGAAAATATGAATGTTTCTAAAGAGAGAAATGAAATTCAGGAATTTAATATTGAATACAAAACGCTTAAAAATAGCATTCAAGAGTTAGAGGATAAGCTAAAAGGTGTGGAATATAGCGAGGAAAAATATCTAGCCGCCCAACAGAAATATAAAGAGCAGGAAGAACTGTTGGCTAATTCTCGCAAAGAGCTGCTTAGGAAGCAAGATGAAATTAACCGCCTAAAAAAATCTTATGAAGAGAAAAAAGAAGTCTTAAAAGAACAAGAAACTTTGGAAAAGCGAGGAGAAAATCTAAAAATATTGAATAATCTCTTCAAAGCCCAAGGTTTCGTTCAGTATGTTTCTACAATTTATTTGAGGCAACTTTGCGACCATGCCAACCAAAGGTTTCATAGGATGACCAGGAACCAGCTGAGCTTACAGATTAACGAAAATAATGATTTTGAAATTATAGACTACCTCAATGAAGGAAAGAGCAGAAGTGTGAAAACTCTTTCTGGGGGGCAGGCTTTTCAGGTTTCCTTAAGTTTGGCATTGGCATTGGCAGAGAGTGTCCAAGCTCATGCTCGTTCGGAAAAAAACTTTTTTTTCATTGATGAAGGCTTTGGTACTCAGGATATAGATTCGGTAAATTTAGTTTTTGAAACTTTATTAAACCTTCAAAAAGAAAACCGGATTGTAGGCATTATCTCCCATGTAGAAGAGCTGAAAGAGAAAATACCCATGTCTTTAAGCATTGTTAAAGATGAGGTAAGAGGAAGTATAATTCACTAA